The Fibrobacter sp. UWB11 genome includes the window GATTCCGCAATAGACGACGATGATTTAATTCCGTTCTACCGCATGGGTGAAAGCGAAACGTTTGTTCTCTCCGCTCTCGGCTGCACCGGATACTAAAAAAGCGGCCATTGCCGCACGCATTATGACATGTCATTCCCCACTTGATGGGGAATCTCCAATGTTGTCGCTACTTTGCTTTATAGCTGACAAAGCGGATGTTGTTGCAGAAGTCTTTGTGAATCCCCGTGAATTCTAGCCACGGATATTTTTCTGCTTCGGCCTTGAGCATTTCGCCCTGTTCCGAACCGATTTCGAGCAAAATAGAAGCTCCTGGCTTGAGCTTGCCTTCGGTCTGCTGCAAAAGTTTGCGGACAAGGTCAAGGCCGTCAGCACCGCCGAACAAGGCGAGTGCAGGGTCGTACTTTGCGACTTCGGGCTGGAGCTTGTCTTTTTCGCTGTCCGGAATGTAGGGGAGGTTTGCGATAAGGCCATCAATTTTGGCAGAGGTGTCGCCAGCGACTTTCGCGATAACATCTGCGGTGACGGCGTTCAGCAAGTCGCCCTGGGCGAAGGTCAATGTGCTTGCTGCGGTTTGCGAGTCCGTCGGAGTGTCCGCGCTTCCAGCCGCGTCAGGATTGCCCGCGAGACCATTCGCTTCAGCGTTTGTACGTGCTAACGCAAGAGCGTCTTCGGAAACGTCTGTTGCAAGAACGCGTGCGCCCTTGATTTCTTTGGCGCAAGCAATTGAAATGGCACCTGTGCCGGTGCCGATTTCGACGATGAACGGATTTTCGATGCCTTTCAAACTGTCTGCCGCCATGTCAACGAGCGATTCTGTTTCCGGGCGCGGGATAAGCGCACGGCGGTCGCACTTGATAATGAATCCGCGGAAGCTGGTGTCGCCGATGATGTGCTGTAGCGGCTCACGCGTTGCACGGCGTGCAACCATCGTGCGAAGCACGTCCAGCTCCGCTGGCGTGAGCGGCTTTTCGAAGTTCAGGTACAAGTCCATGCGGTTCTTCATCTTGAGACCGTAGCTGATGATGTACTCGGCATCGAGACGTGCATCAGGAATGCCCTTCTTTTCAAAGAAGACCTTGGTACGGTTCAAAATTTCAAGAACTGTCATCTGCGGCTGTGGCATTGGACTTACCTCACGACCCCTTACGCGTTGAACTTTCCGAGCTTTTCCTGGGCGTTTGCCATCTGGAGACCGTTGATGATTTCATCAAGATCGCCTGTGACAACCTTGTCCAAGTTGTAAACGGTGAGGCCAATGCGATGGTCCGTCACGCGGTTCTGCGGATAGTTGTAAGTGCGAATCTTGGCAGAACGGTCGCCTGTACCCACGAGGGCCTTGCGGTTTGCCGCTTCTTCCTTTTCTTTCTTGGCGATGACGGCGTCAAGAATCTTGGAACGCAACATTTCCATGGCGTGGAGTCTGTTCTGCAACTGGCTACGTTCGGTCTGGCAGCTCACCACCACACCCGTCGGGATATGCGTCAAACGCACGGCGGAGTCCGTCTTGTTGATGTACTGACCGCCAGCACCCGAAGAACGGTAGGTGTCCATATGGATGTCGGCTTCGCGGATTTCCACGTCGACTTCTTCTGCTTCCGGGAGGATAGCGACTGTTGCTGCCGACGTATGCACACGGCCCTGCGTTTCCGTTTCCGGCACGCGCTGCACGCGGTGAACGCCACTTTCGAACTTGAGCGTTCCATAGACGCTGTCGCCTTCGATGAACACGCGGATTTCCTTGTAGCCTCCCACCGTGCCTTCGCTCAAGTCCTGGATGGTCATCTTCCAGCCCATCTTGTCGCAGTAGCCGCGATACATGCGGAACAGGTCACCTGCGAAAAGTGCGGATTCGTCGCCACCCGTTCCGCCACGAATTTCGAGCGTTGCGTTACGGTAGTCCCACGGATCCTTCGGCACCATCAAAATCTGGAGTTCGTCCGTCACTTCGGGGAGCTTCTTTTCGATCTCCGAAATTTCGGCCTTGGCCATCGCGACCATTTCCGGGTCGGAATCGCCGAGAGCGATCTTGTATTCTTCAAGATCGTCCATCATCTGCAGGTATTCCTTGGCCTTCAAAACAGCCTTTTCGATACCCTTGTACTGCTTATGAATCTTGTTGTAACGAGCCTGGTCACCGAGAACATCCGGGTTGCCGAGTTCCGATTCCAGTTCTTCGTACTTTTCAATGAGTTTTTTAGCCTTTTCTTTCATCGTGCCCAAATTTAGAATATTTCCCTTTTATTGACTTTTTACAAATTTTATATATATCCATATTTGAAACGTTAAAATTTTCGTAATAAGAATGTATCTTTTGGAAAGGAATTTTTTCGAAGTCTTAAACCATAATCACAAGGAGAAAAAAATGGAATACTTCAAAAACTGCATCCTAAAACATTATGCGGACTTTAACGGGCGTGCGAGGAGAAAGGAATATTGGTTCTTCGCCTTGTTCCAGATGATTGCTATCATTCTCGTCTCTATTTTGGGTGGCTTGGTGGACTATATTCTCGGAACAGCGGGCATTGTGTCTTCTGTTCTTATTGTACTGCTCTCGCTTGGTCTTCTTTTGCCCGCATTGGCAGTGCTCTTCCGCCGTTTGCACGATATTGGCAAGAGCGGCTGGTGGATATTCATTAGCTTAGTGCCTTGCATTGGCAGTATTATTTTGCTTGTATTCATGTTCTTGGACAGTCAGCCAGGCACGAACAAGTACGGTCCAAATCCGAAAGGTGTTTAATTACAACGCTCCCCTCGCGGGAGCCTTTTTTGCAAACGGTTGATTCGTCTATTCTGTCAAAGATTTCTCTTGTGGCGATCCTGATTTGGACGATTTAAAGCCTCGGTTTTGCCGGGGCTTTTCTCCTGTAGTGAATATTCTATATTTCCTTGCATGCAAATTTCTCCCATTGGTACATTTTTCGGCGATGCCGTTTACAAGTATGATGCTCCGCGCCAAGGGCGCCTTTTTGCTGGGCATCCTGGGCGCATTGTGCTGAATCCGGGACAGAATTTCGAAATGGCGCTTCGCGATCTCGATGGCTTTGAACGCCTATGGGTGATTTTTCAATTTCACGAAAATGCGGGTTGGCGACCGACAACGCGACCACCTGTACCGCCCAAGGGCAAAGACCGCGTGGGCACATTTGCAAGTCGCAGTCCTTACCGCCCGAATCCGATTGGACTCAGTTGCGTACGCCTTCTCAAAATTGAGGGTCTTACTTTATTTGTAGATGAAGCGGACCTTTTGAACGAAACTCCGATTCTTGATATCAAACCGTACATTCCGATGGCCGATGCATTCCCCGATGCGAAGGCGGGTTGGGTCGAAGAACAGGTCGGCGATTTGTGGGCCATCGAAAAATCCGATGTTTTTACAGCTCAAAATAGCTGGATTGCAGAACGCAGTGCGTTTGACTTGGAGAGCTTTGCTCAGGTGCAACTTTCGCGCGGAAATTTCTCGAAGGATGTCTTTGATAGCTCTCGCCGTCGTTTAACGGTTGACGAAAACGCAAAGACAGGAGTTCTTGCTTACCGCACGTTCCGTATTCATTTTTCCTATGACGAATCTTTACGCAAGGTCTGTCTGCAAAAAATCATGAGCGGCTACACTGCCGATGAATTGCAAAATGCAGAAGATAAGTACGGCGATAAACAGTTGCATCGGGGTTTTATCGAAAAATTCTAGTTTTTCCCTTAAAAAAGCGTTTTTTGAATGATTTTTGCCCATACTGGGGGGGGCAATACGGGCGAAAAAAGATTAGTTTTCTATTAGGTCGACCTAATAATGTCTGGGAGCGCATTATGGAAAATGGAAGTCTAATCACGTTTATCGCGTTGTCGATTATTGTTGTCGTTGCATCGCTATATGTGGGACTGGTTTCTTTGAAATCCAAAAAGAGCGACTTGAAGTGGATTACTGCTAGTGCGTGCTTTGGAGCCTTGTCGGTTGTCTTTTGTATTTGCCGAATCTTTTCCGATGAGAGTGGAGCGTTTATAACGCTATCGTCATTTAGCTTTACCAGCATTGCCGCTTCGATATATTTCTTTATGCTGTTCGTAAACGTTTACGCCCACATGGCTCGCGTTTATTGGATTCAACTTTTGCTTCGGTTTTTCTTAGTCGCGTTGCTTTTCGATGTGGTAATTTGGATTGTGAATCCGTTTTGTGGGTGGGCTTTGGGCTGCGAACCGAGTTCGGGTATTGCATTTTTTCAATCGGCTCACGAAGGTGCCCTTTATTATTACCATTTGATTTTGGCTCATTTGATATTCCTCTTTTCGATGGGAATGTTGTTCTATCGTTTCGTAAAAGCTCCGAAGGTTTTCAGAAAGCGTTATCAGGGCATAATTGTCTCGGTGCTGTTTTTTATTTTGCTGAATTTTTTACTCAAAAGATTTATTGAACTCGAGTATTCAATTCATTTTTACTGTTTGCTTCCGATAAGCGCGTATTGGTCTAGCCGGTATGCGGTAATGGATATCTTGAATTATTTTAAAGATAACGTGTTTGAAACAATAGAACAGGGAATTGTTCTGTTTGATTTTAAAGGTGCGTTGATTTTCCATAATGTCAGGTCAGAAAAACTTCTGGCCGGTATTTCGTTCGATGAGTTCCTGTCTCAAGATTTTTTTGTAAAATCCTGCAATGTTGAAATTCCTGATTCCAAGGATGTTTATTTTGCGCAATGCTACATTGACATAGATAATAAAATAAAACCGATGCGCATTGATTTTCACAGAATTAAAGACGGAAAAGGTCGTGGACTTGCAAATTTATTTGTTATCTCGGATCCTGCAGTGAAAACGGACTTGTTGACGGGGTTTAGCAGTTGGGATAGCTTCAAGAACTTTGCCGAGAAAGATTCCTTTGCAACGAAGTTACCTTTGACCATGATTGTTTGTGACTTGAACAACCTTTCTAGTTTGAATAACTCCAAAGGACGCGATGTGGGAGACCGCTTGTTGCGCAATTTGGCAGTGACTCTCAAGAATAATTTTCCGCAAGGTTCTTATTTTGTTCGTGGGGAAGATGCAAAACTTGTGGTGCTTGCGCCACGTATGAGTTTGAACTCTGTCGAACAAATTATGGCTCAAGTGAAACGCTCCATTAATTGCAAGTTACAGTATGCAGTTGATGAACTTTCAGCGAATAATTCTGATTTTGTTGTCGTTATAGAATCAGCCACGCAGACACTGAACCAGAAAAAACTGTTGGATAAAGGTTCTGCCCGTTCCGAACTTTTAACGTCGCTCGAAAAGGCTTTACAAGAATGTGATAGCGATACCGAGGCTCATGTTCATCGTACCCAGCGCATGGGGGCTGCTCTCGGAAAACGTATTGGACTTACCGATAAACAACAAAGTAGTCTTTCGCTCCTGTGCTTACTGCATGATATTGGTAAAATCGGTGTGCCGCTAGATATCTTGAATAAACCAGGAAAACTGACCGATGAAGAATGGAACTATATTAAAACCCACGTGCATAAGGGCTACCAAATTGCAAAGAGTTCCAAGGGCCTGAACGAAATTGCCGATATGATTTTGCACCATCATGAACGTTGGGATGGCAAGGGTTATCCGGATGGACTCAAGGAAGATGAAATTCCGCTGTTGTCAAGAATCATAAGCGTTGTCGATGCTTTCGATGCGATGGTAAGTAACCGTTCTTACAGGGCCGCAAAGTCTGTTGACGAGGCCGTTGCCGAGCTGGAACGTTGTTCAGGAACGCAATTCGATCCTTATCTGGTCAAGGAATTTGTACCGATATGTCGTGACATGGTCGGAAATGTTGTTCCCGACGAAGAAAAACTTAAAACTCCGGTGGATACGATTGTCGAAAAAACAAAAACACTGGTGCCTGACCACAGTGGCAGACATAATGTGCACAAAGTCGAATATAGCCGCTATGTGCTGAATTCGCGCAACGTTATCATAGATGTTGATGATAAATTTGAAAAAATTACGGGCTATTCTAGAGATGATATCAAGGAAAAAACGATGGAACAGCAGGATTTGGTTCCGGAAGAAGACCTGACGGAATACCTGTGCTTTGTATCGGAAACCTTGGCGAATAATCCTATAGCGTATTGTACGCATCGCGTTAAACGTAAGGACGGGACTGTCATTAATGTTATTTGTGTTGGCAAGGTGGTGTACGATTCCGCAAGCCACGAAACGCGTTCTGAAATACTAATGTCGAATCTACAGGGGATCAATCCCGTTGACGAGTAAATTTGTAATCGCTTCGTCGCTGCCCATTTTGCTTTTGTCTTTAATATTACGTCCAAAAGTCTTGTGCCAGTCGAAACTGTCGGGCACGAGCCAATCGAAAACAGGCCACGGCTTGATGAACCCTGGCGGCAATAGCTTGTAAAGCTTGCTCGAATTGATACTGATGTCGCCGACGCGCGGGGGCATGGAGCCACCTTCGATTCGCGGCACGCCATGGAGAAGTTCTGCGGGGTAGCCGCCAACGGCATTCACGATTTGCCCGACGTTGTAAAGCGAAACGCGACGCGGCCCGCCGCAGTTGTAGATGCCTGCGGGGAATTTATGTTCAAGAATGTATTGCACGGTGCGGCAAAGGTCTGGGCCCGAAAGCGGGTTGCGAAATTCGTCCGTGAACAAGGTTGCCGGGCGACCGGGGCGGAACCGGTACGTAATCCAGTCAATGGCGCCGGCGCATCCGCCGGGCGCATAGTCCATCGGGAGCGGCACGCGCAAAATCACGGCATCGGGCTTGATGGCAGAAATCGCATCTTCGGCTTCTGCCTGGTGCTTGCCGTAATTGTGGATGGGGTCTTTGGGGTCGGTTTCGACGTAAGGGCGGTTCGGCTTTGTCTTTTCGTCACCGCTAAAGACCATGTCTGCAGAAATGCGGATGAGTGTCGCGTTGTAGCGTGCGGCGAATGTGGCGGCATCGACGCCTTGGCTGTAGTTCAAAAGGCGGCTGCGGGCTGGGTCGCATTCGCAGGCCTTCAGGGCGCAGTTTCCGCTCGCGTCAATGACGGTCCCGAAATGAAACTTTTCAAAAAGTTCGCCCAAGCGTTCCGTTTCTTCGGCATCGATTCCATAAACGTTGTCGCCAAAAACGCAAGGGTGTTTGATGGGGCGTATGCCAACGACACCAGGGGCGCCTTGCGCATTTGTTGCCCCGTAGAGTTTGTTGAAATGCCTGAAAAGTGCAAAACCGGGAACGCCATTCAGCCCGAGAATTAAAATCGGGAGGCGGATTGCGATAATTTCCACTTGAAATAGCCTGCGATTTGAAGCGGGTGATTGAACGTGCCGTCGGCGACTTTTGCCTGAAATTCTTCGTCCGTGTACAAAAACGTCTCGATATCTTCTGTATCGTCAAAGCTCGTTTTGCCCAAGCGTTCCACGTCGTCGATAAACACCACATGAAACTTTCCGCGATGCCTATCCGGATTCACCGGAAAAGAACCAAGATACATTGTCACCCCGGCCTTAGTGCCGGGGGCGCCTTTTACCCCGTACCCGCATTCCTCTTGCAATTCTCTAATGGCTGCTTCTTCCGGCGTTTCGCCTTTGTCAATAATCCCGGCAGGGAACTCAAGCGCAATCTTTCCCGTTCCGTGGCGATACTGTTCCGTCATGACCCACTTGCCTTCTGTGGTGCGAGCAAGAATTAAAACCCAGTCGGGTTGCCATAACGTATAAAAATCGTCGATGATCTTGCCGTTCGGCAGTTCGCACGTTTCCTTTGCGACCTTCAGCCACGGCGCATCCACCAAAAATTCCGAATTTAACAGTTTCCACGGTTTCATACTCCAAATTTAGAAAAAAGCGTTGTCACCCCGCACTTGTTGCGGGGGCGCCTTACTCGGTTCCAATATCACCTCTGATTCATCTGTATTTACTAGTGATTCATTAAATTTTAAAAATTTTCGAAATTTGCAAAATTTGCGAATTTCTGCTAAAAATCGAAATCTTTGTATCATTTTATCTATTGCAAGGCTATATCGAATGAGGTATATTTGTGCCTGTAAGGAGGTTAAACATGAAACCGATAACAGAATATCAAGATTACCGAAAGTACATGCTTGATTATTTTGACTGGCGCAAAAGAACATCCGTGTTTTCTTGGCGCGAGTTTTCGAAACAGGCGGGGTTCTCTTCGCCATCGTATTTGAAACTAGTATGCGATGGAAAAAGTTCCCTGAGTCGCGTGGGTGTGCTGCAAGTGGCTGCCGCCATGGAATTGAGTGAATTTGAGTGTGAATATTTCAAGCACATGGTCGATTTCACGAATGCAAAAGACGATGACAAGAAAAAAATTGCCTTCCGCAAAATGGAAGAACTTGCGAACGAGCAGCATGCGCGTGTTTTGAATGCCGATGCGTTCGACTATTACGAATCTGCGGTGAATTCAATTGTTCGTGAACTTGCTCCGCTCATGCCGGGGGCGCTCCCAGGTGATCTTGCCAAAAAGATTAAGCACAATTTTACGGCTCAGGAAATCCGCGACTCGCTAAAACTTTTGGTGAAGTTGAATTTTCTAAAGACTAAAGGCGAAAATATTTACGAGCAGACGAATAAAGTAATTACTGGTTCTTGCGATTCCCTTGCACTTGCGCTTCGCTCCATGAACCGCCAGATGATTGATCTCGCTCGTGAAGCCATTGATAAAATTGATCCTGCCGAACGTAATGTTTCGGGTGTGACTGTTGGCGTCAATGCGGATGCTCTTAAGCGCATTACGGATGCTGTCAACGCTTGCCGCAAGCAAGTTGTTGACATTGCTAGCGAATGTAATAAAATCGATCAAGTCTATCGCTTGAATTTACAACTTTTCCCGCTTTCGGAAAAAGTGTAAGGAGGAAACATTATGAATATGAAAAAAATCATTCCGCTTTCGCTTGTTGCGTTGAGTGTCGTGGGGGCGTTAAGCGGTTGTTCTGAAAATCACGTTGCTGGTGCCGACATCCAGGATAATTCTATTTCGGATAAAAATGCCTATGATTCAAAGGCTATTCTGAAAAAAATGATATCCCGAGTGAAAGAACGTAAGTCTGAGGCTCCTATAGCAATTGTCTCTGATGTGGCTACTACACAAGTTTCGAACGATACTGCTTTTGTTGTAAATGTTTTGAAAAATGAGCTTGTTGAAGATTCTGTTACGGCTCAAGAAACATTTGATAACGTTGTTGATTCTTTGAAAAATAGCGGTGTATTTGTGAAAACGCCGGCTGTTGGAAATTTTGGGGATACAGTTCCTTACTTTAATGTGTTTTCTGGTGTATATCGCGATGAAAATAATGTTGTTCATGGCCCCATTGAACTGCTTGAAATGCATTTGAAACATAGATATGTCCTATGTGATTTAGCGCGTCTCGACAAGAGTTTGCTTGCTAAAACTGGACATTATGAATTGAATGTGCAGGCTGTAGAAGTGCCAACGGATGGCCTCCAGGCGCCAAGCCCCGCGAACGAGTACCGCGTAAAGAAATCTTTGATTATTTATGATTCTTCAATAGTGGAACAATTTGAAAATGATTGTTCTCTTGAAAATGGTTCCTTTGCGTATAGTGATTCTACCGCAACGTGCGCGTTTTCTGTTACACCAACCGAAGGCGATGTCGCTTATACGGACCCCTATTGGGAAAAATATGTATCGCAGGTTATAAACCGTTGTGTGGTTCCTGCTGATTCTTTAGACCTTTTAGAGCTTGATCTTTTTGATAATTCCGATAATTCGGAAGAGTCGGAACAATAATGTGAGGAGGAAACATTATGAATAACAAAAAAATCATACCACTTACGTTTGCTACGCTGAGTGTCGCGGGTGCGCTAAGTGCGTGTTCTGATACTGCCGTTGTCGGCGCTGATGTTCAGGGCAATTCGGTGGCTTTGAGTTCAAGCTCTGTTACTGAACCGGGCTCGTCAAATTCTCTAAATGGAATTCCGTATCTAAATGAAGAAGGAGCTTTGGCCGCTTTAAGAAGTGTAGGTAAAGGAACCGCAGTGACTTTTAGTCATGTGGCTGGTGAGTCTAGTTATCAAACGGATTCGGTTACGGCTCATGAATCTTTTGATAGGGCTGTTCAGACAATCCTTGATGTCGATCCAACTGTGCATCTTATTGATGAAGAACTTGTCGGTTATGATGCTTGGTATGGTATACATAAAATGAATCGTACAACCTACGTGGTAATGAAGGACGAGGAAGGTTTGGTTCATGGAGATATTCGTTTTAGTAAAGGTAGTATGGTTTTCCTTGAACGTGAAATAGACGTTGGCTGTGGAATTCCATATGTTGAAAAAAAAGACGGGAGCATTGTGCAAATGAGTTTCGAAGATTGCATAAATTCTGATGATTGCGATTTCAGTGGGGGATTTGGAACTCATTATGAAGTCTTTTTTAACGACAAATCGCATCCTTTCCATAAAGAACTTACTGCTATAAAATATTTGGTTACGATTGATTCTACTATCAAAGCGGAATTTGAAAAGGATTGCGCTCTCGAAAATGGTGTACTTGAATCTAATGATGATATCCAACAGGCTTGTTTAGTCAAGGCTGAATTGAAGGATGGTGTTGAAACTTACACAGATCCTTATTGGAAAAAGTATGCTACGTATATGATAGAAAGTTGCATATTAGCTCGAGACTTTGAGGACGTTATTAGCCGCCCTAAAAACTTTATGTAAAGGAGTCGTTTATGAATATCAAAAAAATCATTCCGCTTTCGTTTGCTGCGTTGAGTGTCGCAGGTGCGTTAAGTGCTTGTTCTGATTCTGCTGTTGTCGGTGCTGATGAACAAGCTAACACGATGGCTGAAAATTTACTGGTCGAACAATATGACAAGATTCTAGCCAATTTAAAACAAATATCAAAACCTAATGTCGCTACTGCAGTTATTTTATCTTACGATAATGTAATTAATGTCGATTCAGTTAATGCGCATGAAACTTATAATAATGCAATTCGCGCTATGATTGATAATGATTCTGTTGCAACTTCGTTTGAAAATGAAGAAGAATGGAGGCATTCGTCTGACAATCATTTCTCAAGCAAAATGAGTCATTATTATTCAATGTTTGATGAAAATGGCGTAATGTATGGAAAAATTATGGTTTCAGAAGGTATTACGCAACCAGGTATTTTTACTAAAGGTTTTTATTGCTTTAATGAAAGCAAGTGGTATATGCTAAATAATGATGTTTATGAAATAGATGAACATTATAATTTTGGTGTCACATCAAAATCAGTTCATATGGAAATTCGCTCTAAAGATTCTGTTATGTTGGCTCAGTTTACGGAAGATTGTGCTCTCGAAAATGGTCAGTTAGAGTCGACGGGAAATCCTTTTGTAATTGACAAAGGAACAGCCAATGAACATATTGAATTGTATCCTGCCTATTCATGCGATATTCCCCTAGAACAAAGAGCGGGGACTCTTTATAAAGATCCGCTTTGGAAAAAGTATGCTACATATGTAGCCGACAATTGTAGATCTGATTATGAGGGAGTCGAAAAGTTTATTGTTATGCCCTGTCCCGATGACGGATGCCCAAATTTCCAATAAATATAGTATCCCATATCTCCTGAAATAAAGTAAACTCCCGTTCATGTGAGCGGGGGCTATTCATGTTTACCCTATCAATAAACAAGAAGCCCGCTCCAATCGGAGCGGGCTTTCCCTAAACCACAAACTTTTTTGAATTACTTGATATTTACGGCCTTGGCCTGGTTGCCGACTTTCACGACATACATGCCCTTGGCGCCTGTGTAGACCTTTTGCACGAAGCCGATGCCCTTCGTGGTGCGGACAACGTTACCGAGGCTGTTGAACACGGTAATGCTCAAGCCCTGTGCGCCCTGAACGGTAATATAGCCGCTTGCGTCTACGTATGCAGCGAGGTGGCGACCGTCAAATACTTGTGTTGGGAGTGCGCTTGTGCCGCTGGAACTAGATTCTTCAACTTTGCTAGAAGAACTTGCAGGCGGTTCAGAGCTGGAGCTGGATTCCGGCTTCGGAGCTTCACCGCCAGAAATCACGATGTCGCCTGCGTTCGGAACTGCGTCAAAGTAAACGTATCCACCGTCAATCTTGGATTCGAGTTTTGCGTCGCCCTGTTTGACTTCGGCCTTGGAACCGTCATACTTCACGCGGATGGAAAGCGGATAGTCGTATTTGGAAATGTTGTCGGCGATGTTATGGGTGAGCTTGACGGTGATGTTTCCACCGCTGCTGCTTGCTTCGACCTTGGAGGCCTTGCGTTCCTTGAGGTACATGGCGACATGGCCCATCGGGGCAACCCAGATGTCCTTATCGTTCTGCTGGGCCCACTTGAGGGCACCATCGATGGCGTTGATATCTGTCGGCGAGTAGTTGGCGTTGCCGTTTTGCTTGCCCTGGAAACCATGGGTGAGGAATGCGGCCCAGCCGTTGCTCTGGATGACTTTCTGCATTCTGCCGGTAAAGTCGTTCGTGCTCTTGAGCTGGCCTTCGGCACCGGTCATGGTGGCAGGGACCTGAGCCCAGTTGGAGGGACCGTCCTTGCCCATTTCGTCGCCCATGCCCTTCCAGCTGCCGTTGCAGATGCGGCCCACGATGTAGTTCTGCTT containing:
- a CDS encoding polysaccharide deacetylase family protein; amino-acid sequence: MNNKISIAAITVGMFAAGSAFAQDAEIATWSGFRKGAASFTFDDGAPSHVTDAGPMFKKYGYKATFNLVVNWNPNWSGFQGLADEGHEIASHSNSHGNNMSGEEASSKKNIESHIKQKYGIITVAYPNCNVPNESAVKQNYIVGRICNGSWKGMGDEMGKDGPSNWAQVPATMTGAEGQLKSTNDFTGRMQKVIQSNGWAAFLTHGFQGKQNGNANYSPTDINAIDGALKWAQQNDKDIWVAPMGHVAMYLKERKASKVEASSSGGNITVKLTHNIADNISKYDYPLSIRVKYDGSKAEVKQGDAKLESKIDGGYVYFDAVPNAGDIVISGGEAPKPESSSSSEPPASSSSKVEESSSSGTSALPTQVFDGRHLAAYVDASGYITVQGAQGLSITVFNSLGNVVRTTKGIGFVQKVYTGAKGMYVVKVGNQAKAVNIK